A stretch of Pirellulales bacterium DNA encodes these proteins:
- a CDS encoding FHA domain-containing protein yields the protein MILHITEGPAVGRRTFLRVGQVLRIGRTEWADFNVPQDAAMAPIHFSVEYDTHICRLRDLQSGAQTLVNGKPVGEMVLNHGDRITAGATTFQVHIEGAHATVVAVAGAAAAAPVRKGSSGYKRVDPPTAAEVCQLFELDDAAKPLLDDKQNVRQFFELLVKQQLYPDAVRFLAHALPKREAMWWAARCVRAALGDGELPRTDRVALEVAERWVIEPDEKNRRAAQNAADSTGYETACGWVAGGAFWSSGSIGPEGMPDVPPKETLTPQAAVVAINLTATVDPRQMQQLYAQFVSIGATIAEGQNRWPEGK from the coding sequence GTGATTCTGCATATAACCGAGGGGCCCGCGGTCGGGAGGCGGACGTTTTTGCGCGTCGGCCAGGTGCTGCGAATCGGCCGGACGGAATGGGCCGACTTCAACGTGCCGCAAGACGCCGCGATGGCCCCCATCCATTTCTCGGTCGAATACGACACGCACATCTGCCGCTTGCGCGATTTGCAAAGCGGCGCCCAAACGCTGGTCAACGGCAAGCCGGTCGGCGAAATGGTGCTGAACCACGGCGATCGCATCACCGCCGGCGCCACCACCTTCCAGGTGCACATTGAGGGAGCCCACGCGACGGTCGTTGCCGTGGCCGGGGCTGCCGCGGCGGCTCCGGTTCGCAAAGGAAGTAGCGGATATAAGCGCGTCGATCCGCCGACCGCCGCCGAAGTCTGCCAACTCTTCGAACTCGACGACGCCGCAAAACCGCTGCTCGACGACAAGCAAAACGTACGGCAATTCTTCGAGCTTTTGGTGAAGCAGCAGCTTTATCCCGATGCGGTCCGATTTCTGGCCCATGCGCTGCCGAAGCGCGAAGCGATGTGGTGGGCCGCGCGTTGCGTGCGCGCCGCGCTCGGCGACGGCGAATTGCCGCGCACCGATCGAGTCGCCCTGGAGGTGGCCGAGCGCTGGGTGATTGAGCCGGACGAGAAGAATCGCCGCGCCGCGCAAAACGCTGCCGATTCGACGGGCTATGAAACGGCCTGCGGCTGGGTGGCCGGCGGCGCGTTTTGGAGCAGCGGCAGCATTGGCCCCGAAGGCATGCCCGACGTGCCGCCAAAAGAAACACTGACTCCCCAAGCCGCCGTCGTGGCGATCAACCTCACAGCCACGGTCGATCCGAGGCAAATGCAACAGCTCTACGCCCAATTCGTCTCGATCGGCGCGACGATCGCCGAGGGCCAAAACCGCTGGCCGGAGGGGAAGTGA
- a CDS encoding PQQ-binding-like beta-propeller repeat protein, translated as MSVVLVLGILARYFVSAGRAAEPPDLGTRKHGVDWPRFLGPTGDSKSPERGLLTHWSPEGPRLVWQMKLGTGYCSPAISRGRAFVFDRVGKDGRLRCVESETAKPIWESTYASDYEDNFSYDTGPRSSPVVDGDRVYTFGPEGILRCLNVADGHEMWKINTAEKFNVIQNFFGVGSTPVVEGDLLIVMIGGSPADTHPIAPDRLDQVKGNGSGIVAFDKRTGEVKYKITDELASYSSPTLATIGGRRWCFVLARGGLVAFEPSSGRIDFQYPWRAKDLYSVNASTPVVSGDTVFISESYEIGSSLLRVRPGAFDLVWRDPPGLRAEKAMRLHWNTPVVVDGFLYGSSGRHTEPAELRCIELATGKVKWMQPGLGRCSLLYADGHLVSMGENGRVQLLRVNPEKFDVVADFVPKDKQAPIVPGADPPELLQYPAWAAPVLSHGLLYVRGKDRLACFEVIPEGK; from the coding sequence ATGTCAGTCGTCTTAGTGCTTGGTATTCTGGCCCGCTATTTCGTGTCCGCCGGACGCGCCGCCGAGCCGCCGGATCTAGGAACGCGGAAGCATGGCGTCGATTGGCCGCGGTTTCTCGGGCCCACGGGAGACAGCAAATCGCCGGAGCGCGGACTGCTGACCCACTGGTCGCCGGAAGGCCCACGCTTGGTGTGGCAAATGAAACTCGGGACCGGCTATTGTTCGCCGGCGATCAGCCGAGGCCGGGCGTTTGTGTTCGATCGTGTCGGAAAAGACGGCCGGTTGCGGTGCGTGGAAAGCGAAACTGCCAAGCCAATCTGGGAATCGACTTACGCCAGCGATTATGAAGACAATTTCAGTTACGACACCGGCCCGCGCTCTTCGCCGGTGGTCGATGGAGACCGCGTGTACACGTTCGGACCCGAGGGGATTTTGCGCTGCCTAAATGTGGCGGACGGCCACGAGATGTGGAAAATCAATACGGCCGAAAAATTCAACGTCATCCAGAATTTCTTCGGCGTCGGCAGCACTCCGGTGGTGGAAGGCGACTTGCTGATTGTGATGATCGGCGGCAGTCCGGCCGACACGCATCCGATCGCTCCCGATCGGCTCGATCAGGTGAAAGGCAATGGCTCGGGAATCGTCGCGTTCGACAAGCGCACCGGCGAGGTGAAATACAAGATCACCGACGAGTTGGCTTCCTACTCCAGCCCGACGCTGGCCACCATCGGCGGGCGGCGATGGTGCTTCGTGCTGGCCCGCGGCGGATTGGTCGCCTTCGAGCCCAGCAGCGGAAGAATCGATTTCCAATATCCGTGGCGGGCGAAGGATCTATATAGCGTCAACGCCAGCACTCCCGTCGTCAGCGGCGACACCGTGTTCATCTCCGAATCCTACGAAATCGGCAGCTCGCTGTTGCGCGTTCGCCCCGGCGCGTTCGATCTCGTTTGGCGCGATCCGCCGGGGCTGCGGGCCGAAAAAGCGATGCGACTGCACTGGAACACACCGGTCGTCGTCGATGGATTTCTCTATGGCTCAAGCGGCCGGCACACCGAGCCGGCCGAGCTGCGCTGCATCGAACTTGCCACTGGGAAAGTGAAATGGATGCAGCCGGGTCTGGGGCGCTGCTCGCTGTTGTATGCCGACGGGCATTTGGTTTCGATGGGAGAAAATGGCCGCGTGCAACTGCTGCGCGTGAACCCGGAGAAATTCGACGTCGTGGCCGACTTCGTGCCGAAAGACAAACAGGCGCCGATCGTGCCGGGGGCCGATCCGCCGGAGCTTTTGCAATACCCTGCTTGGGCAGCTCCGGTATTGTCGCATGGCCTGCTGTACGTTCGCGGAAAAGACCGACTGGCCTGCTTCGAAGTCATTCCAGAAGGGAAGTGA